In one Gopherus evgoodei ecotype Sinaloan lineage chromosome 1, rGopEvg1_v1.p, whole genome shotgun sequence genomic region, the following are encoded:
- the DNAJB9 gene encoding dnaJ homolog subfamily B member 9: MATTQSVFTFALCILMITELILARESYYDVLGVPKNASDRQIKKAFHKLAMKYHPDKNKSPGAEAKFREIAEAYETLSDENKRKEYDQFGHGGGQGNNGSPFQQSFNFNFDDLFKDFDFFGQNQNSRSKKHFENHFRGHREAHSRQRRSFQDFSFGGGLFDDVFEDMEKMFSFSGFDSAQQHTVRTDSRFHGSSKHCRTVTQRRGNMVTTYTDCSGQ; this comes from the exons ATGGCTACCACACAGTCTGtcttcacatttgctctctgcattttaatgataACTGAATTAATATTGGCTAGAGAAAGCTACTATGACGTTTTAGGAGTTCCAAAAAATGCATCTGACCGCCAGATCAAGAAGGCATTTCACAAACTGGCCATGAAGTACCACCCAGACAAAAACAAGAGTCCTGGTGCAGAAGCAAAATTCAGAGAAATTGCAGAAG CATATGAAACGTTATCGGATGAGAATAAACGAAAAGAATATGACCAATTTGGCCATGGCGGAGGACAAGGAAATAATGGAAGCCCATTCCAACagtcatttaatttcaactttgATGACTTGTtcaaagattttgacttttttgggCAAAACCAAAACTCGCGGTCAAAGAAGCATTTTGAAAATCACTTCCGGGGGCATCGGGAGGCTCACAGCAGGCAAAGACGTTCTTTCCAAGATTTCTCCTTTGGAGGTGGACTGTTTGATGATGTGTTTGAAgatatggaaaaaatgttttctttcagtggcTTTGACAGTGCACAGCAGCACACAGTACGAACTGATAGCAGATTCCATGGATCTAGCAAGCATTGTAGGACGGTCACTCAGCGCCGAGGAAACATGGTTACTACATACACAGACTGTTCTGGACAATAA